From the Huiozyma naganishii CBS 8797 chromosome 13, complete genome genome, the window AAATCAGGATGAGATTAATGCAAAAATCGTAGAGTTGGTGTACGACGAGAAGATATGGATGGCATTGAACATTAAGGAGAACGCCACCGCGGCATTGTACAACTCGTACATGGTTGAGGGGGCCCCCGCGTTCAACTCAACCAAATACTACCAGGCAGTGTACATGAGTGGGAGGGACCCGGCGAATTTTAACGCTCAGATGCTCCCGCAATTGCAAATCGTGGAGAAATTGTACAGAAACTATTTCACTATGGATTATTTGCCCCGGTTTCTAGATAACATGACGAACGTGCTGGATTTGAACAGTATCAACAGTACAAACCTCGCGGCATCCGGGAAAATGTTCTTCGATTACTACGATTTCAGACCCTTCTACAACAGAATGTTGTTGAACCCATTGCAAACGGGTCTGATCTACTGTGTCCTGTTGACCGTGTTCCAAATCTCAATGTTTGGTTCTCTGCACGCGAAAATGGCCAAGTTGCTCACAGTGAGACACATGATCATCTACAGGTTTCTCATCTCGTGGACAACGTACTTCGTCTTGTCCTTGTTCTTCTGTACCGTGTCTGCGATCTTCCAAATCGATTTCACGTACAGTTTCGGCAGTCCAGGGTTTGTCATCTACTGGATGACCACATGGTTGTTCATGATCGCCATCGGTGGGTGTAACGAGAACGTCATCTCACTTCTAGCACCATACTACCCGAGCCTAATCAGTTACTGGATGAACACTTGGAATATTATCAACGTCGCCGCAGCGTTCTACCCGTTTGCGTTGAACGACGTCTTCTACAGGTACGGGTACGCGATGCCCCTGCACAACGCAATGGACATCTTCAGGGTCATCTTCCTCGATCTCTCGAGGCACAAGCTCGGGAGGAACTACGGTATCCTCGCCGCGTGGGTAGGCGTCAACTCTGCATTGTTCCCCTTCGTCATCAGGGCTGCCGGTAGAATGGCCCAGAAGAAACAAGCAGAGATggacaaagagagagacaAGGAAAGACGGATCAGACTGCGCGTCATACGGAAGCATTGACCACAAACCGCTTATTGACAATCATACCATAGTAATAATACCCatgttatatatattatatgCATATACAGCAACTTTAACACGATAACATATATTCCAAGACCGTTGTTGTCAGTGTCATTGTACGTGACATGCTATACAAGGCGGAGCGGGTTGCTACTTGCCCTCGGGCGTCGCCGTtgttggtttcttcttcttctttgctgCGTCAATGGTCTCGACTTTGACGTTGTCCAGGCCCTTCTCCTTCAGCAACTGGTGTATATACGCCTCCACTTGTTCCATGACGTCCCCCTGGATGATaacttcttccttcttctcaacGTTCTTCGCGACGGAACACCCAGTGGCGAACTTCGAGGCGAACGTCTTGGCTAGTTTCTTCATGTCGATCTCAAACACCTCGAGCCCAGAGATCGCAACAATCGATTTCCGCTTCGTACGTGCCTCCCGCTTGATAACAACCTTCGAGGCAAGCTTCTTTTGCAACTCCCGTTGCTCCCTGTTCTCCTCCCTCGTTTGCAACTTCAGCAGGTCCTTCTCCAGCTTTCCCTCCCGCTCCTCACCAATACTGGACTCCGCGAGCTTCGCCCCAACGGCCCCGACATCAGCATCCTCTGCACCGTACAGTTTAGCGTACACCTCCGGATGGTTCTCTTGCAACCACACTTTGCACCGCTTCAATTTCCCGGAAAACTCGCAGTATTCCGGTGGGTACGAACACACCTCGCAATACACAACGTCTCTCAAAACAGCACTGCTCATCACGGTAGTCGCAGTCCCAATGGCAATCGCCGTAGTAGCACCCGGTAAGTACTGCAAAGTGTCACTAAATAGCGATGTCGATGCattggaaaaattttcagtgATATTAAAGAGACGCTATGTATAACGCACACAGCTTGGGGAGGAAGGGTGTATTCATTGCTTGCCCGCGAGGTTGTCGATGCGGTTCTTGGCGTGCTTGCGCAGTTCCTGGTCCATGAGGTCTCTGATCCTGTGGGCGCCCGCGATGCCGATTGCAAGGACGTTTTCCATGCGGTCGAGCGGGATCTTGTCCTCGACGACCATGAGCGAGAGTTTCTCCGTCTTGCCCACGACGCCCAGCGTCACCGTGCTCACCGCAGTCTCCTCGAGGGAGTTGCAGTCAAGCAAAGGTGTCTGGTCGTGCAATCCAACTGAGACACCGGCAACGTAGTCCCACATGGCGACCCCGGCGTCGACTAAAGCGAGCGTGATCCCGTTGATCATCGCTCCAAGCACACCGCCATCTTGCTCCAACACATGCAGTTCCACATCAATCGCTGTGCGTGGGTACAAATGCAGCAGACACGCCTTCTCGAACGTGCGCCGCAGCGAAGTCTGGATCTCCAGCACACGCCTCTCGTTCCGGTGCGACGTCCTGCTGCGCTCGAACTTCGAGAACTTGGTGACGTTCACGGATACCCGCAGAGTCGCAC encodes:
- the KNAG0M01330 gene encoding uncharacterized protein (similar to Saccharomyces cerevisiae SNG1 (YGR197C) and YJR015W; ancestral locus Anc_5.143), encoding MGSDGNEGERTRKERKRAKKERKEKQRKEREERIFNKYAIMDPSEVMAQQVRKQNIASLPEKAAKRMRRVGHRISGEVSRKKNQKGKKSDDGEDAGEAQPFASVPESAYPGSGGNPKNKLRNDSDLEGASDGEMAGFVEARDDLYDYYSDSSEFDSEDEPEKTHFFSSSLSVERRKVFMKFLLSNLLIGAFCISVLSIYWGGMYRYQHYMGRVKAIAVIQEDPSVQVAGNFTMHSVAWDLPDFIAKSNATWKVYNSTEFKIIYNVTNQDEINAKIVELVYDEKIWMALNIKENATAALYNSYMVEGAPAFNSTKYYQAVYMSGRDPANFNAQMLPQLQIVEKLYRNYFTMDYLPRFLDNMTNVLDLNSINSTNLAASGKMFFDYYDFRPFYNRMLLNPLQTGLIYCVLLTVFQISMFGSLHAKMAKLLTVRHMIIYRFLISWTTYFVLSLFFCTVSAIFQIDFTYSFGSPGFVIYWMTTWLFMIAIGGCNENVISLLAPYYPSLISYWMNTWNIINVAAAFYPFALNDVFYRYGYAMPLHNAMDIFRVIFLDLSRHKLGRNYGILAAWVGVNSALFPFVIRAAGRMAQKKQAEMDKERDKERRIRLRVIRKH
- the TMA22 gene encoding Tma22p (similar to Saccharomyces cerevisiae TMA22 (YJR014W); ancestral locus Anc_5.144), which produces MSSAVLRDVVYCEVCSYPPEYCEFSGKLKRCKVWLQENHPEVYAKLYGAEDADVGAVGAKLAESSIGEEREGKLEKDLLKLQTREENREQRELQKKLASKVVIKREARTKRKSIVAISGLEVFEIDMKKLAKTFASKFATGCSVAKNVEKKEEVIIQGDVMEQVEAYIHQLLKEKGLDNVKVETIDAAKKKKKPTTATPEGK
- the SKI6 gene encoding exosome non-catalytic core subunit SKI6 (similar to Saccharomyces cerevisiae SKI6 (YGR195W); ancestral locus Anc_5.146); protein product: MSRLEVYSPEGLRLDGRRWNELRRFQASISTHAHSADGSSYLEQGNNKVVTLVRGPGEPASRGQLDGQRATLRVSVNVTKFSKFERSRTSHRNERRVLEIQTSLRRTFEKACLLHLYPRTAIDVELHVLEQDGGVLGAMINGITLALVDAGVAMWDYVAGVSVGLHDQTPLLDCNSLEETAVSTVTLGVVGKTEKLSLMVVEDKIPLDRMENVLAIGIAGAHRIRDLMDQELRKHAKNRIDNLAGKQ